The following nucleotide sequence is from Paenibacillus andongensis.
AAGCTTCTTTCGCGCTTTGTGGCGGCACCTTCATCGTCAATTCAATTACACCATCAACGGATCCCTGCGCGATGGCATTTCCCCCTAGATGACCATCTTCAGCATCACGCCATGTTCCTTCCAAACCGTGAATCCCTTTTTGTCCTGTTGCATAACCGCTAGGCATTGCTTTCGCTGTGTCTGGAGACAAGCAAGATAGTGACATATAACGATGACCCTTATAAAATAAGAGTGAATTCAACTCCGGATCAAAATAAATCGTATCTCCGACGCCATTTCCATAGATTTGGAGATCCAGATGAAAATACAGTTTAATTTCTCTTTCCACATCAAAACGGTTTTCCACCTTCACCTTGCGCAAAAACACATTCTGCTGTACATCAACCCCATCACGAATAACGAAGCTGAGACCTAACCTTTCATGAGCGCATTCCGCGTTAGTAACAAGCGAATCTTCCAAATAATTGAGCTTTTTTGAAACCTCTGGATCGTCAATCCAGAAAAATCCTTCCGGACACCAAATGCCAAAATGTGAAAGATGATCACTAGATTGATTCTCTTGACCTACTAAAGGGTAATACATGTCACGAATATTATAAGCAGCGTCGAAATTAATGAGTACATTCCCGTTTCCTATGGGTAAATCTCTTGCCATGCCATCAGCCTCTTTCCAAGATATTGCTACTAATTTACCAATTTGAGTGCTTAAATATGCACGCGGCGGTTCTTGACTGGATATTCAGGTAATTGGCACCAATTCGCGCCTTAAAGATGTTCATTTCATTCGAATTCATTTACAATTAATCACATATGGAGGGATACGTTACTATGAAACAATTTGAAGGATTCGGTAAATTTTTGGAAAGCTTGCGGGGGAAGATGTCTTTGCGTGAAGCGGCTCATAAAAGCGGACTGTCACATGCCTACATCAGAGACCTTGAACTAGAGCGGAATCGTTCGACCAATGAGAAAATCAAACCCTCTCCTGTCACGCTGAAAAAGCTGTCGGATGCCTACAACTTTTCATATACGGAACTTATGGAGAAAGCCGGTTATCTCGAGAAAGAGGACGTACAGGCAGTCAACGAGCAGGAGCTAGTCCCTATGTCGGATACACTGTTTATCGAAGTCAGCACGAAGGAAATTACGTATCATACACGAATTGGCAAAGTTAGCCGAAGTGTGATTTCATTACTGGATTTCAGTCATTTTCTAGATAAGCTCGAAGAGCAAGGATTTAAGAAGATGGATACTGACTTATTCGTCAACCTAAATCATGTACAGAAATACATCGAAAAAGAAGGAAAACTCTACTTCGATCCTCTAGGAGTCAGCAAATTTGTCGTTATCGCAGCGATTCGTCAGAAGAAATACCATGAGTTAATCATCCGCAGCGTAGCGAATAACACAGGAATGGGATTGGAGTTTCAATACGACCGTAATTCCGTTGCGGATACACGTTTTCAGACTTTAAAGCGGCCTATTTAGGAATATTGAGAAAAACCTCAGTCTCTGCCTCAAGTGCAGGTATTTTTGCTAAAATGGTTTGAAAAGAGGTTAAAGTTCGCTCCAAACCGAAACTCATAATTTCATATCAACTTACAAAAAAAGGAGAAAAGTTCAGTCATTATGAAACTTTTGCTCCTTTTCTTTCGTTTATTTATAAGGATAGTTAGATTGAATATATGGCAGAGAGGATAGGTAAAGAAAACATGGCTGTACAACAAACCACCTCCCAGCAGTCTACTCGTCTAACGAGAGTTAAACGCAAGAGGTCTGCGGGAATGAGCTTTATCGTGTATGGAGTAGTTGGGTTTACCTTACTTTCTGTGATGTCCTTATGTTGGTTTTTCCTTACTTCCTCTGGTTCGAATGTAAGATTAATGATGGCTGACACCTTGATTACAACCCAACACCGGGAGTGGGCCAAATATTTAATAGGATCTACAGAGCTACAGAAGCGCGTGGAAGCATATTGGGAGAAGTTCGACAAAATGGGTGATGAGAAAGATAAAGGATTCGTCGAAATTGACCATAACTCCCCCCTTACCCCAGTTGTTGCCAAGAAAGATTTGGTCACCATAGAGCCAATTTCGGGGACAAATTTCAAAGGACAGCTCGTCACGATTTCAGATCCGAAAAAGCTTCGGATCGCCGTACCTGAGAAAGCAGGTAAAGGGGAGAAGGTTTCCTCTATGGTCAAAAGAACCGGAGCGATTCTCGGCGTTAATGGCGGAGGATTCATCGATCCCAATTGGGAAGGAAACGGCTTCCAACCTGAAGGCATTGTCATCTCCGGAGGCAAAATCTTTTATAATGACAAAGGCATGAACGGCACTGTGCAAGTCGTTGGTATCGATAAAGAAGGCCGCATGATTGCAGGCAAATATAAGGTTTCCGAGCTTGTGGACATGGGCGTACAGGAAGCTGTATCGTTCAGCCCTAGGTTCATCGTGAATGGCGTTGGGCAAATCAAGAGCCAAGCCGATGGCTGGGGAATTGCTCCGCGGACCAGTATGGCGCAGACCAAAGACGGCTCCATTCTATTCGCCATCATCGATGGCAGACAGAAGCATAGCATCGGAGCGACGCTGTATGATGTACAGCAGATATTCCTAGAACATGGCGCTGTAACAGCTGCGAATCTAGACGGCGGTGCCTCAACGGTACTTGTTCATAAGAATGAGATCATCAACAAGCCATCAAGTGAATACGGGGAACGTTACCTCCCTACAGCGTGGCTTCTCTTCGATCATCCTGAAACGGCGAACATTAAGAACGTTTGGGAAGGTCTTGATATTCGTAAAATTGATCCTTCCAAGTGGTAAAGGAAAAAGCAGAAAGCTCTATTCTCAGAGCTTCCTGCTTTTTTTGTTTTAACGATTTCCTAGAATGACCAAATCTTCCGCAGCCTCGCTAACTTCTTCTTCTGGAGAGTCCAGTTCTTCGTCACTTTTGGACTCTTTCCAGGAACGAACAGAATCTACGACGTTTACGGCTGTGTCTTTTGCTTTTCCATATAATTCCGATGTTGTTGTACTCACGGTTTTCGCAACTTCTTGTGTTTTTTGACTTACGTTGGTTGCAATTTGCACCGTTTTGTCGCTAACCGCTTGGGCTTGCTCCGCAATGTCACTTCTCAATTCACGACCTGATTTCGGTGCAAACAGAAGCGCCGTTGCTGCTCCGAGTATGCCTCCAACAATCGCACCGATGAGAAGATCTTTACCTTTTTTTTCATTGGACATAAGAAATCCACTCCTTAATTGTCTGATTTGGCATGCTGGTAGGCCCGCCATCTTTGCCACAGCTCAAATCCCGTCGTTGCCCACTCCATGGCGTCTTGGATTCGCTTCTGGTGGGTATGTACAACCTTTTCCGCACCATGAATCGATTCATTCATCACACGTGAGGCGTTGCGAAGTGCAGAAGCGGCATCCCCTATAGCAGCTCCTGCCTTCTCCACAGATTGAATACTCGGCTCTAAGGCAAGTATCTGCATATGCACCTCTTCCGTGAGCAGCCCTACCTTCGTCATCAAATGCTCCGCTTGCACGGCTGTCTCCGCTAAGGTCATCTTAGCTTGTGCAGCCGTATCGCCCAATTTGCCTAATATCTGCACCATGGCAATCAACATGCGAATGGCAAAGCCGATGAGCACGATAAAAGCTACTGCTGAACTGACGACACTTATCTCTATCCATGTCATGACGGGCACCTCCTGGACCTAAAAGCTATGCGGGTGGATGACGGCTTCTAGACGAATGCCTATGATTTACTACAGTATAGGTAGGCGCAGCTTGTTTTGACACAAAAAAGCTGGAAAAATTTCTGAGACCTGTCATAATGAAAACAAATCAAACTAGAACACTTGGAGGATTAAGATGAACAGAGAGCAAGGACTTAAAGAAATCGAACGCACCCGTATCATTGCTATCGTTCGAGGTGTGCAAGAAGCTCACATTCTTTCTTTAGCTGACGCACTTCTTAAAGGTGGCATTACCGTCATGGAGGTCACCCTCAATACACCTGGGGCTCTACGTATGATTAGCGAGCTGCAGGATAAATCGGGTCAGCACATGTTTATTGGCGCTGGTACTGTACTAGATCTAGAAGATGCTAAGAAAGCCGTCCAGGCCGGTGCTTCATTCTTGGTAACTCCGAATATGGATGAGGAAGTGATCCGGTGGGCTAGTACGGAGGGGATTCCGATTTTCCCAGGCGCAATGACACCAACCGAAATCGTTAAAGCATGGAAGGCAGGCGCTACGGCTGTGAAAGTATTTCCGAGTGCAAGCTTAGGTCTCACTTATATAAAAGAATTGATGGGTCCTCTAGACCAAATTCCATTGATAGCTGTCGGCGGGGTTACGGAGGAGAATATCAAACAATTCCTAAACATTGGTTGTTACGGACTAGGCATCGGTGGTTCCTTAATTAATCTCAAAGAAATCGCAGCAGGCCGCTTCGAGTGGGTGACAGATAAAGCTGCCAGTCTTCTTGCTGCTTCGCAGTAGGACAAAGAACATATAAGCGCGGAAAACGCGCTTATTCAGGAGCGCCCGAACATATAAGCGCGAAAACCGCGCTTTCAGCGAGAACTCTGCTAGCTGAAGCTCTTCGGTAGTGCCTGAGAAGCCGAAAATCGACTTCCCAGCAAGACCAACCTTAGCGTCCGTTCTGAATAAGCGGGGATCGTACGAGGAACTATCATTCAAAGGCCACAATTACTGCAAAAGTGCAGATATTTTTGCTGAAATCGCTTAAAATTAGGAAAAGCCTGCTAAAATGCAGGAATTTTTGATTTTCCATCTTGATATAAAAAAAGACTGCAAAAAGCCTGCACAATTGCAGGAGGTATTTATGAATGGGAGCTATTCAAAAGAAAAAAGCCTGCACAATTGCAGGTTTACCATAACTATAGTTACTCCTTCTTGTTAAAGTTCGCGCCAACCCAAAACACATATTTATTTATACGTTTTTGGTTAAGCTTCTGCTTAACCAAAAACGTATAAATTCTTTGAACAAATAAGCGCGAAAACCGCGCTTTCAGCAAGAGCATTGCGAGCCGAAGCTCGCCTACAGAGTCTGAACTGTCCCGCGCGTCCATGCAGATTAAGTTCCTAGACAACAAAAAAACCATCTTCCTCCGTGTGTGAGGTTGATGGTTATTTATTTTGACTAATGATATAGACACACTTGCTGGCACCCTTCGCTAAACACTCCGTTCGCTCCACGTTCGCGTCAAGCAAATTCCGAAACAAGGCTAACTCGCACTGACACGCTTGCGTAAATGTATTCGCCACCTGCGTAATCGGACAGTTATGTTCACTAAACATATACGCGTCCTCTCCAAGCTGTGACCAATCCACCATGTATCCATTCTCGTTCTGAATAAGCGCTAGCTCAGCCACCCGCTCTTCCAAGTTTTTCTCACTCATGCGCGGTTGATACCGCGATTCAAGCTTAGCTTGCCTGCCTTCAAAAAGACGTTCGATCTTCTCTTGACCTTCGCCTTCTACTAGCTCATCAAGCAAATCGAGCGTCAATTGCATGTATTTCTTGGGAAACAATTCATCCGCTTGCGGAGCTAATGTGTAAACGTTAGTCGGTCTTCCCATGGCTTGCCGAACAAGCTTCGTTTCGAGCAGATCATCTTTCTCCATGGAATGGATATGACGCCTGACAGCCATTTCCGTAATTCCGAGCTGTTTGGAAATATCATGGACACTTAGCGGTCCCTGAGTTTTGAGCATAGAAAGAATCACTTTACGCGTGGATGTCTCAAGTGTATGATTCACGCTCTCACCTACCTCGGAACTGTCATTTACGTCTCATTTTACAGCATTGTTAACAATAAGTAAATTAAGAAACAACTATGTATGTTATTCCAATTCACTCTTAATAAATGCTCGAACACTCCCTGCAAATTCTTCAAAAGCAGCTGGAAGTTTCGGAATTAACGGGTTCAATTCTTGACGGTTCCAATCCACATAGTCCTGGACAAGAGGCTTTCTAAGCTTCACGAGCTCAAGCAGCGTTTCTTTCAATGCTTCTGAATAGGCGCCTTCTCCATGCACAATTTCCACGATATCCTCATAGCTGCTGGCATCTCTTAGTATAAAAGCATCGATCAGCAAGCTTCCAACATCTGTCACTGTTTCGATTGCTAAGTGTAGAACACGTTCCTGCGCAAGCTGCCATACAAGATCATTGGTGCCTTTCGCCCACTGCTCTTCTAAATTCTTGCTTGCATCAGCTAAAGCAGCCAGAAACTGAATTCTTTGATCGATCTGTTCATGATTAATAAAATACATGGTGCTATCTCCGTCCTCTTTTTCGCCATTTCGTCCAAATCATCATTGCAAAAAAAGTAATAATAACCAGAAATACTAACAATACAGCCTGCATGACGTATTCATAACTCACGTTCATTCACCCTCTTGACTCTCACTTGGTTCATACTACTCTCAGTTTATCGTGGGTGCGGGGGAGCGTCAAGCCAGCAAGATTCTCTTGGAAACCGTATTGTTCTCTCATTTCTTTCATGATAGAGTAAAAAAAGTGAAAAAGGAGAGTCATAGACATGTTATCAAGGCCCAAGCTTATCGAAATCGATATCGTGCGCGCTATTGCGATCATCGCAGTCCTCGTCATTCATGGTACTTCAAGCGCGACTCAGCTACCGATAGGAACTGTATCTCATGCTGTATTTTTCATCCTCAACAAGGCCAGTTTGTTCACCGTTCCATTGTTTATTTGGATCAGTGGTGTTGTCTTATTCTATACGTACTACGACCGCTGGGAGTCGGGAATGTCGCGGGTTTTCTGGACAAAACGGTTGCGAAAAATTCTAATTCCCTATGTTCTTTGGTCACTTTTCTATTACCTATTCAATCAATTCGTATTTCATGGCAGACTTGGTTTTGACGTTATACACGTTATCAAACTGCTCATGTCGGGAAATGCTAGTTATCATCTCTATTATATAGTCATTATTGTTCAGTTCTATCTCCTATTCCCTCTGATAATGACGGCCGCTAGACGGTCTCATTGGTTTCGTAAAGGACTTATTCCGATAGGTATTGGGATTCAAACAGCAGCCTATTGCTTTCATCATTGGGTGTATCCTCTTCCCGAATACGCCTCGCTGTTTCTAAGCTATTCTGCCCTATTTGCTTTCGGCGCTTTCATGGGCATTCATTATGCGGCGATTGCTGCTTGGTCTAACCGCTTTAAAGCTGGGATTTGGAGTATTATGCTCTTAGCAGGTTTCGCATTTGTGGGGATGCTATTGCTCCACGAATACGGACTCGCTTCTATCGAAAATACATGGTTCGAGCTATCACTCCTCCTCTATTGTATGGCAATCCCGCTATGCTTCATCCAGTGGGGTCGTAAGCTGCTCGGGAGCGGCTCACCGATCGGCGTCGCGTTATCTGCCTTAGGCGGTGCTTCATTCGGCATCTACCTCGTGCATCCCGCGCTATTAACGCTCTGGGATCGCATCGCGCCAGTGCAGGAGCAGCTCTGGCTGTACGATCTACACACAGTCGCGTCGGTTCTCATCGGACTGTTTGGCTCTTGGCTGCTCGTGCGGCTGTATGCGAGCGCACAAAGAAAAGGTTCCGCCAATTGAGCGGAACCTTTTTTCATTTAAAGCGGGCTAATAGCGCCCACCGCCGCTGCTGTCTGCGGCTGTAACGCGGCAAGCCGCGGTGAATATCCAGCGCTTCGCGATAAGCGTACTTGGCGTCTTCTGCGCGGCCGAGCTGTTGATATAACTGGCCAAGGCGGTAGTAAGCTTCAACCGACGAAGAATGCAGGTCTCGGAATTGCTCGATGAATTGCGCCGCTCTCTCTGGGGAAGATGGAGCCAACGCTTCACCAAGTCGTAAATAAGCTTCACCAAATTTGACTCGCGGGTTTAACTCTACCGCTTTGAGCATAAAGCTTTCCCCTTTGATGAGATTCCCAAGTTTAAGGTGGCAAAGACCAATTTCATAGTGGACGTCTGCGGATTCTTCCATAATAGGCAGAGTTTGTTCCAAGTAGGGAAGCGCTTCTCTGAACTTTTTGCGATCGATTAGAATCCTGGCCAACTCCAATTTAGCTGACGTATTATGCGGATTAGCGTGCAAGTCACTTCGCAATCTAGTTGCTCTGCGGCTTAACTGAAATGGCTTGAAAATGTTTGGTGTTAACCCGACAAATCTTCTGTCCAGCACATACAGAATGACTAATAAAATAAGAAGAGCAAGAAACGGATTGCCAACGAGACGCCATAATAAACCAAATGCAAGTAATTTGGTAAGCACGATAAACCCTCCTTTCAACTTCCTTATCCTACCATAATCTTCCTAGTTTGGTCATCCCTATTCAAAGAAAAAGCACCCAGCCTTCAGCCAAGTGCTTCCCACTATTTCTTATTTATTTGAAAGATGGATCACTCATTCGAGATTTTTTTGAAGCAGTGCTATAATGAAAAGAAAAAGGGAGTTTATCCATGAGCGATCCACGTAAAGAAATTTGGAACAAAAGAAAACAACTGGGAAGATCCAAGTATTTAATTCTGTTCGGCCTGCTCCCTTGGGGCATCGGACTCACGTTATTGTTTAGTGTCATCGAATATCTTAGTTTTCATGAGCTCAGATGGGTTTGGCTGCCGATTCGTCTTCTCGTCTTCGTCTTCATTGGTTTCTTCGTGGCTAACGCACGCTGGCACGCTATGGAAAGCCGCTACGAACCATATACTAGACGACCTTAACGGTCGTTTTTTTAATGTAAAAAGGTCTGATCCTCCACATCGTCTACATGAAAAAGCGAAGCTGTGTGCGTGCGACGAAAATGCTCTTCCAGCTCTTTACGAATCGAACCAAACGACAGGATCTCTTCTATGAACGCCTCGCGCTCGCCCCACTCCTTATCAAGCCCGTTGTTATTGAACAATTCCCCAGAAACATCTTTAAGCGCCTCATGTAAATTGTTATCATACCAGTCGATTTCATTCGATGCGTCTTTGCGATACACATGTCTCATGTCAAAATCGTTATCTTTCATGGCAGCGAATTCAGCTAGTAAAATCCCTTGTATCCCTTCAGCTTTTACCTCAACATCGGCGCACCGAACATCATTACGTTCCGTGAAGCGAACAATTTTCGCCTGTTTTATTTTCCTCATGTCCTACCCTCCTAATGTTACCTATCATAAAGAAGAGTATTTCCAGTTTTATAGGATTTATCAAACGCTTGGAGTGAACCATATTTTTCGAAAATCCACCCAACCCAAATCGTTAATACTTACTCCCTTAATCGAATCATGATACGTGGTTTGCTGAGAACGATGAAGCACAAAGAGAAACGATTTCTCCTCCTGCAGCACTTCAATCAACTCATTTAACCTGCAAATGCGCGCTTCTCGATTTGGATTTCCTAGAATTTTGTCAATTTCTGTATCAACCCAAGCTATTCGTTCATGGTCTAAATGGGCACGGACATAGCTGTTGCTTTGCTTAAGCGTCTGAATAATATGAAGATCATATTCACTTTCCATACAAATGTGATAAAAAATGAGATCCGCTTCCTGGATCGTATCCAGCCTCATCATATCAGACTTACTCCGGGGCGTTAGTTCAATCCTGATTCCCGCTATTGCGCACTGCTTACAGATCCACAACGCATCTTCGTTGTTGTTACTATAAATGTACATGTGAAGGGGCTCACCGTTATACCCCATTTCATCAAGAAGGCGCTTAGCCGTGGCGAAATCAGTACGATAACCGGAGGCAGCCCCTTTGCGATCCAACGTCGGTAAAAAACTGCTGGCAGGTGCTTCTCTGAAGCCTCCAAGCTCCTCAATCATTCGATCACGATCCATAATCAGGTCAATTGCTTTGCGGAATCGAGTATCCTGCTGTGGTCCTTTTTTATTCTGATTAAAAGTAAGCAGGCTGCAGCCGAGAATCGACTGCTCAATCTGGTGCCATTCCGTATCTTTACCGACAGCACCAACAGGTTTACGGGAATTCGTATGGTCGCAAAGCACTTGCACCATATCCCAACTAGGACCAACCTCCGATAAATCCTGCGGCAAAAGCCAAATTTCCACTTGATCCAGATGTGGCCTAACTCCAAAATAACCATCGAAAGCTCGAAGTTTACAGATATAATCATCATTTCGTTCAAGCCTGAATGGTCCTGTCCCAATGGGCATACGTCCGAAGATTCCCTCGTTATCCCGACAAATATCCTCTGGCAGGATAGCCATCGAGGAATGCGATAACTGCTGCAAAAAGAGCACATTCGGCTGCATCAACTCGATAGCAATCGCATTTCGATTTAGTACCGTCATATTCTCAATACTTTCGCTCATCCAACCTTGACATGCCGAAAGGCCAAGCTCCTTCAATCTCGAAAATGTGTAAAAAACATCATGCGCCGTCATCTCTCTGCCATGATGAAACAGCACGCCTTTTCGCAAATAGAACGTGTAATGCAAGCCATCCTCGCTAACTTCCCAATAATGCGCCAAATGGGGCTCAAAGATCGTTGTTTGCGGATTGTACACAATCAGGGTGTCAAAGATTTGATTAATGAGATGACCGTCGAATGCATAAAAAGAGTGCGCCGGATCCAAAGTCACCAACCATTTATAGACCGGAAACCGCAGTGTGTCCTTATAACGCTCCTCAAGTTCGACTGCACGATAACCAAAAAAACTGAACAACCAATCGATGAAAGAGTCCTGCAGCCCCTCTCCCTTACCCAATTGGTGAATCAGTTCAATCGTCCCTTTATAATCGCCACGGCCCGCCAGCTCCATCGCCTGCTTTGAAATCATATCTTCCGAGGAAACAAGAAACGTTAGTTCGGAGACATTACCTCTTCCTCTCCCAGGCTTCCAGGATACCCAGCCTTGCTCCATCATTTTTTTAAGCAAAATCTTGACATTTCGCGTTGTACAATACAATCTATCTGCCAATTCATCTAACGTTATAGGTTGCGGTTCATGTTCTACCCCATGTTCAAAACTAGCTCGAAGCTCCAAGAAATGGGTCAAAAGCTGCATTCTCAACATCCTTTCCATAAAAGGGGAAATCGTTAAAGAGAATTATACTCTTTTTGTTCCCCTTATTCTAGATGTAAACTAGACCTAACAAGAAAAGAAAGGAAGGTGAACCGTATGCAACCTACAGATCTATACGTATCCGAGAAGCTGATGCAATGGCAACAGCAACATTTGGAAAACGAAGCTCGCGAGCATTGGAAATGGAAATCGATTAAAAAAAGAAAAGTCTACATGCTTCTAACTAACTTATTCTTCTTCGTTTAATCCTAGTTCTCACCCAAAGAACAACTAGAACGAGGAGAATAGCCAGAAGTATACCCATGGCATCGACCGCAACATCAATCCCATGACCCGTTCGATCCTTTACAAAAGTTTGATGCCATTCATCGGAAGCCGCATAAAGTAACGAAATGATGGAGGAGGTGAGCAGCGCTATGAAGACTTTTACAAGCTTAGAGAGCAGAGCTAAGGACCAAAGCAGGGCAAGGATAGCGTACTCGCTAACATGCCCTGCTTTTCTTATGAAAAACTCGATGGCACCGATAGGATCTTGCCACGAGATCATTTGGTGGTCATAGGAGAACTCCCATTGAGGGAATATATTCATCAGTTGAACACCTGCAAGCTTGGATTCCAACAATGGCCTCAAGCTCTGTTGTTGATACGATTCTGCCGACTTTAAAAAAATAAACGCCATCCATAGGACGGCAGCAGTCAAGAAGAAATAGTAATAAAATTTTGAAGATGTTCTAGACATAACTAGTTCCTTCCCCTTAAGAATTCAATTTTTTACGAATGCTGAATAAAGCAAAAAATTCAATAACCATCAAATTTACTGCAGATACCCCATAAAAGGCCATCCCAAACATCATGCGGAACGGATCAACTGTCACCGATTTCCACCAAAACGCAGCTGCCAACGTCATTACTATATTCAAAGCTGTTGTTATCCAGAAAGAGAATCCTAATCGATTCGTTTTCCGCATTAACCACACACCAATGACAAACGGAATTACAAAAGCTGCACCTAAGAAAACCCAATACAACACCGCATTCGACACTCTCCGTCACTCCTACACAATCAACTAGTTTATTCTAATAGGTTAGCATGAATAAGCGGCTGAAAACAACGTTTGCCGCCGTTTGCAACAGAAACGTCAAATGGCTAGGCATGGAAGAAATGCTATAGGAAAATTCTCCGACGTATGGCTTGCTTGAGCTGAATATTTCATGTATAATACGATAAGTCGACATTCATTGAGCGACACTTTCGGGGCCTTAGCTCAGCTGGGAGAGCGCATCGCTGGCAGCGATGAGGTCAGGGGTTCGATCCCCCTAGGCTCCATAGAAATAAACGGACAT
It contains:
- a CDS encoding phosphodiester glycosidase family protein, with product MAVQQTTSQQSTRLTRVKRKRSAGMSFIVYGVVGFTLLSVMSLCWFFLTSSGSNVRLMMADTLITTQHREWAKYLIGSTELQKRVEAYWEKFDKMGDEKDKGFVEIDHNSPLTPVVAKKDLVTIEPISGTNFKGQLVTISDPKKLRIAVPEKAGKGEKVSSMVKRTGAILGVNGGGFIDPNWEGNGFQPEGIVISGGKIFYNDKGMNGTVQVVGIDKEGRMIAGKYKVSELVDMGVQEAVSFSPRFIVNGVGQIKSQADGWGIAPRTSMAQTKDGSILFAIIDGRQKHSIGATLYDVQQIFLEHGAVTAANLDGGASTVLVHKNEIINKPSSEYGERYLPTAWLLFDHPETANIKNVWEGLDIRKIDPSKW
- a CDS encoding DUF86 domain-containing protein; protein product: MYFINHEQIDQRIQFLAALADASKNLEEQWAKGTNDLVWQLAQERVLHLAIETVTDVGSLLIDAFILRDASSYEDIVEIVHGEGAYSEALKETLLELVKLRKPLVQDYVDWNRQELNPLIPKLPAAFEEFAGSVRAFIKSELE
- a CDS encoding helix-turn-helix domain-containing protein, coding for MKQFEGFGKFLESLRGKMSLREAAHKSGLSHAYIRDLELERNRSTNEKIKPSPVTLKKLSDAYNFSYTELMEKAGYLEKEDVQAVNEQELVPMSDTLFIEVSTKEITYHTRIGKVSRSVISLLDFSHFLDKLEEQGFKKMDTDLFVNLNHVQKYIEKEGKLYFDPLGVSKFVVIAAIRQKKYHELIIRSVANNTGMGLEFQYDRNSVADTRFQTLKRPI
- a CDS encoding helix-turn-helix transcriptional regulator yields the protein MNHTLETSTRKVILSMLKTQGPLSVHDISKQLGITEMAVRRHIHSMEKDDLLETKLVRQAMGRPTNVYTLAPQADELFPKKYMQLTLDLLDELVEGEGQEKIERLFEGRQAKLESRYQPRMSEKNLEERVAELALIQNENGYMVDWSQLGEDAYMFSEHNCPITQVANTFTQACQCELALFRNLLDANVERTECLAKGASKCVYIISQNK
- a CDS encoding SgrR family transcriptional regulator, whose amino-acid sequence is MQLLTHFLELRASFEHGVEHEPQPITLDELADRLYCTTRNVKILLKKMMEQGWVSWKPGRGRGNVSELTFLVSSEDMISKQAMELAGRGDYKGTIELIHQLGKGEGLQDSFIDWLFSFFGYRAVELEERYKDTLRFPVYKWLVTLDPAHSFYAFDGHLINQIFDTLIVYNPQTTIFEPHLAHYWEVSEDGLHYTFYLRKGVLFHHGREMTAHDVFYTFSRLKELGLSACQGWMSESIENMTVLNRNAIAIELMQPNVLFLQQLSHSSMAILPEDICRDNEGIFGRMPIGTGPFRLERNDDYICKLRAFDGYFGVRPHLDQVEIWLLPQDLSEVGPSWDMVQVLCDHTNSRKPVGAVGKDTEWHQIEQSILGCSLLTFNQNKKGPQQDTRFRKAIDLIMDRDRMIEELGGFREAPASSFLPTLDRKGAASGYRTDFATAKRLLDEMGYNGEPLHMYIYSNNNEDALWICKQCAIAGIRIELTPRSKSDMMRLDTIQEADLIFYHICMESEYDLHIIQTLKQSNSYVRAHLDHERIAWVDTEIDKILGNPNREARICRLNELIEVLQEEKSFLFVLHRSQQTTYHDSIKGVSINDLGWVDFRKIWFTPSV
- a CDS encoding VanZ family protein, which codes for MSRTSSKFYYYFFLTAAVLWMAFIFLKSAESYQQQSLRPLLESKLAGVQLMNIFPQWEFSYDHQMISWQDPIGAIEFFIRKAGHVSEYAILALLWSLALLSKLVKVFIALLTSSIISLLYAASDEWHQTFVKDRTGHGIDVAVDAMGILLAILLVLVVLWVRTRIKRRRIS
- a CDS encoding YtxH domain-containing protein is translated as MSNEKKGKDLLIGAIVGGILGAATALLFAPKSGRELRSDIAEQAQAVSDKTVQIATNVSQKTQEVAKTVSTTTSELYGKAKDTAVNVVDSVRSWKESKSDEELDSPEEEVSEAAEDLVILGNR
- a CDS encoding tetratricopeptide repeat protein; translated protein: MLTKLLAFGLLWRLVGNPFLALLILLVILYVLDRRFVGLTPNIFKPFQLSRRATRLRSDLHANPHNTSAKLELARILIDRKKFREALPYLEQTLPIMEESADVHYEIGLCHLKLGNLIKGESFMLKAVELNPRVKFGEAYLRLGEALAPSSPERAAQFIEQFRDLHSSSVEAYYRLGQLYQQLGRAEDAKYAYREALDIHRGLPRYSRRQQRRWALLARFK
- a CDS encoding acyltransferase, whose product is MLSRPKLIEIDIVRAIAIIAVLVIHGTSSATQLPIGTVSHAVFFILNKASLFTVPLFIWISGVVLFYTYYDRWESGMSRVFWTKRLRKILIPYVLWSLFYYLFNQFVFHGRLGFDVIHVIKLLMSGNASYHLYYIVIIVQFYLLFPLIMTAARRSHWFRKGLIPIGIGIQTAAYCFHHWVYPLPEYASLFLSYSALFAFGAFMGIHYAAIAAWSNRFKAGIWSIMLLAGFAFVGMLLLHEYGLASIENTWFELSLLLYCMAIPLCFIQWGRKLLGSGSPIGVALSALGGASFGIYLVHPALLTLWDRIAPVQEQLWLYDLHTVASVLIGLFGSWLLVRLYASAQRKGSAN
- a CDS encoding bifunctional 4-hydroxy-2-oxoglutarate aldolase/2-dehydro-3-deoxy-phosphogluconate aldolase — translated: MNREQGLKEIERTRIIAIVRGVQEAHILSLADALLKGGITVMEVTLNTPGALRMISELQDKSGQHMFIGAGTVLDLEDAKKAVQAGASFLVTPNMDEEVIRWASTEGIPIFPGAMTPTEIVKAWKAGATAVKVFPSASLGLTYIKELMGPLDQIPLIAVGGVTEENIKQFLNIGCYGLGIGGSLINLKEIAAGRFEWVTDKAASLLAASQ
- a CDS encoding DUF948 domain-containing protein, which translates into the protein MTWIEISVVSSAVAFIVLIGFAIRMLIAMVQILGKLGDTAAQAKMTLAETAVQAEHLMTKVGLLTEEVHMQILALEPSIQSVEKAGAAIGDAASALRNASRVMNESIHGAEKVVHTHQKRIQDAMEWATTGFELWQRWRAYQHAKSDN